A section of the Paenibacillus aurantius genome encodes:
- a CDS encoding carbohydrate ABC transporter permease, which produces MIPSKGDRFFNVVNLLLLTALALATLYPFLYVLTISLSKPADINRLGLHVLPLDPTWTAYRKVLANPNLYTAYLNTMVRTGLGVACVVALTSLTAYPLAKKSFPLRSLWMKLLVFSMMFSGGLIPSYLLIKQLGLINSVWALVLPTAVTAFNLIVMRNFFEAIPVELDESAKMDGGGDWTVFMRIVLPLSTPVLAVIALWAAVGHWNAWFDAMIYMNDLKKQVLQLFLRHYIINDPNNPTTANLSSEFALNDMAQVVPENLKAALIMIISFPILLAYPFTQKYFVKGIMLGSVKG; this is translated from the coding sequence ATGATTCCATCCAAAGGAGACCGCTTCTTTAATGTGGTTAATCTTCTCCTGCTCACGGCGCTGGCACTGGCCACCTTATATCCCTTCCTGTATGTGCTGACCATCTCCCTGAGCAAGCCGGCCGACATTAACCGGCTGGGGCTGCATGTTCTGCCGTTGGATCCGACCTGGACGGCGTACCGTAAGGTCCTCGCCAATCCGAATCTGTACACCGCCTATCTCAACACGATGGTTCGTACGGGACTCGGAGTGGCATGCGTGGTCGCGCTGACTTCCCTGACCGCCTATCCGCTCGCCAAGAAGAGCTTTCCACTCCGATCCCTGTGGATGAAGCTGCTCGTCTTCAGCATGATGTTCAGCGGGGGGCTGATCCCGAGCTACTTGCTGATCAAGCAGCTGGGCTTGATCAATAGTGTGTGGGCTCTCGTTCTGCCCACGGCTGTGACGGCTTTTAATCTGATTGTCATGCGCAACTTCTTCGAAGCGATTCCGGTTGAGCTGGATGAATCGGCCAAGATGGACGGGGGAGGGGACTGGACGGTTTTTATGCGGATCGTGCTGCCTCTTTCTACGCCGGTGCTGGCCGTCATCGCTCTGTGGGCTGCGGTCGGACACTGGAACGCCTGGTTCGATGCGATGATTTACATGAACGACCTCAAGAAGCAGGTCCTTCAGCTGTTCCTGAGGCATTACATCATCAACGATCCGAACAATCCGACGACGGCTAACCTAAGCTCGGAGTTTGCGCTGAATGACATGGCCCAGGTGGTGCCGGAAAATCTGAAAGCGGCGCTCATCATGATCATTTCCTTCCCCATTCTTCTTGCTTATCCGTTTACACAGAAATATTTTGTCAAAGGCATCATGCTGGGCTCCGTCAAAGGCTAA
- a CDS encoding extracellular solute-binding protein, giving the protein MKRKKIALWAVSGAASLSLVSGCASNEGTKVEGKPADSGKQQQPIVIDWMNYPGAIMENSYGQTFLENKFNIKLKKVYPIAYDDYKKKQQLMLTSGEVPDVLFVFDPGDLNKYASQGLLAEVPFSTIEKYAPRTKANLDKQAPQGWFYSQSGGKNYGVPTFYYTGQFHTKQAWRTDLLQKAGITKIPETIDEMTQAFAALKKIGVYGMSSNGQSYYNQFHSLFGAFGVMPTQWMEKDGKVVNGAVQPEAKEALAVLSDWYKNGYIDPEFVTGKDLIPKFAAGKYAFMDAASATATDESDPNSVISAVKKVDPNGKVEFGPLPKGPRGQTGGWAWGTAGNIWAFGKQVEKDPAKLQKALEILDALQNDEQTWLALAWGEKGKHWDFKDPAKSPSGGLKRLSPYDDVNKLQAEGMPELSNGTMYWGGQPNLDLNGNYNANKEKAKLYNHSVSDIFGKSDILPSSGKFWSDLIKLKTETYAAIIRGDKPVSSFDDFVKQWNDKGGAQLEKEANEMYKQVKK; this is encoded by the coding sequence ATGAAAAGAAAGAAAATCGCTTTATGGGCCGTCTCGGGGGCAGCAAGCTTGTCTCTGGTAAGCGGTTGTGCGTCAAACGAAGGGACGAAGGTGGAAGGAAAACCGGCGGATTCCGGGAAGCAGCAGCAGCCTATCGTGATCGATTGGATGAACTACCCGGGTGCGATAATGGAGAATTCCTACGGGCAAACCTTTCTCGAGAACAAATTCAACATCAAGCTCAAGAAAGTTTATCCCATCGCCTACGACGATTACAAAAAGAAGCAGCAGCTCATGCTCACCTCCGGGGAAGTGCCGGACGTCCTGTTCGTCTTCGATCCGGGCGATCTGAACAAATATGCGTCTCAAGGGCTGCTGGCCGAGGTTCCGTTTTCGACCATCGAGAAATACGCCCCCCGTACGAAGGCCAATCTGGACAAACAAGCTCCCCAGGGCTGGTTCTACTCCCAATCCGGGGGCAAAAATTACGGCGTGCCTACGTTCTACTACACCGGCCAATTTCACACGAAGCAGGCCTGGAGAACCGATCTGTTGCAAAAAGCGGGCATCACCAAAATTCCCGAAACGATCGACGAAATGACGCAGGCGTTCGCCGCTCTGAAGAAGATCGGCGTATACGGGATGAGCTCCAACGGGCAGTCCTATTACAACCAGTTTCATTCCTTGTTTGGGGCCTTCGGTGTGATGCCGACCCAATGGATGGAGAAGGACGGAAAGGTGGTCAATGGAGCCGTACAGCCGGAAGCGAAGGAAGCGTTGGCCGTGCTGAGCGACTGGTACAAAAACGGTTATATCGATCCGGAATTCGTCACCGGCAAAGACTTGATTCCTAAATTTGCTGCGGGCAAGTATGCGTTCATGGATGCTGCCAGCGCGACGGCTACCGATGAGAGCGACCCGAACTCCGTCATCAGCGCGGTAAAGAAGGTAGATCCGAACGGCAAGGTGGAATTCGGACCGCTTCCCAAAGGCCCACGGGGACAAACCGGAGGTTGGGCATGGGGAACGGCAGGGAACATCTGGGCCTTCGGCAAGCAGGTCGAGAAGGATCCGGCCAAGCTTCAGAAGGCTCTAGAAATCCTCGATGCGCTTCAGAATGACGAGCAGACTTGGCTCGCTCTGGCGTGGGGGGAGAAGGGCAAGCATTGGGATTTCAAGGATCCGGCCAAAAGCCCGTCCGGCGGATTGAAGCGTCTCTCTCCCTATGATGATGTTAACAAGCTTCAAGCGGAAGGGATGCCCGAGCTTTCTAACGGCACCATGTATTGGGGCGGCCAGCCGAACCTGGATTTGAACGGAAACTACAATGCCAACAAGGAGAAGGCCAAGCTCTATAATCACTCCGTCTCCGATATCTTTGGGAAATCCGATATTTTGCCCTCGTCCGGGAAGTTCTGGTCCGATCTGATCAAGCTCAAAACGGAAACCTATGCCGCCATCATCCGGGGAGACAAACCGGTCTCTTCCTTTGATGATTTTGTTAAACAATGGAACGATAAAGGAGGTGCCCAGCTCGAGAAAGAGGCAAACGAGATGTATAAGCAGGTCAAGAAGTAA
- a CDS encoding ABC transporter permease, whose translation MSKLYLPSKEWKRSPYPASRPAAQSGWRRKLLRKHSGLILMFLPGFLLFLLFSYVPMYGILLAFKQFRIVDGIWNSPWAGLEHFQRLFTGEDFLLALKNTLVIASLKLVFTFPAPIVLAILLNEVRQAAFRRIVQTVSYLPHFFSWVILAGILFSFLGSEGGFNQMLRFIGLQPADWMLDPDSFYPIIVISTIWQSIGWGSIIYFAALSSIDPTLYEAAVADGAGRWKQIAHITIPSLMPTIIIMFLLYIGHFLTVGFDQIYNLTTPTNSSRADILDTYVLRHLLTMDYELGAAAGIFSSLVGLVLVVGCNGLVKLYDKDQGLW comes from the coding sequence ATGTCAAAGTTATATCTCCCAAGCAAGGAATGGAAACGGTCTCCTTATCCGGCAAGCCGGCCGGCGGCTCAATCGGGCTGGAGACGAAAGCTCTTAAGGAAACACTCCGGTCTGATTCTGATGTTTCTTCCCGGTTTCCTGTTGTTCCTATTATTCAGCTATGTCCCGATGTACGGCATTCTCCTTGCGTTCAAGCAGTTCCGTATCGTCGATGGAATCTGGAACAGCCCGTGGGCCGGCCTGGAGCATTTTCAACGTTTGTTTACCGGCGAGGATTTTCTTCTTGCCCTCAAGAACACGCTGGTCATCGCATCCCTTAAGCTGGTGTTCACCTTCCCCGCGCCGATCGTATTGGCGATTCTCTTGAATGAGGTCCGGCAGGCGGCCTTCCGCCGCATCGTCCAGACGGTATCCTATCTGCCGCATTTTTTCTCCTGGGTTATCTTAGCAGGGATTCTCTTTTCCTTCTTGGGAAGCGAAGGCGGCTTCAATCAGATGCTTCGGTTCATCGGGCTGCAACCGGCCGATTGGATGCTCGATCCGGATTCCTTCTATCCCATTATCGTGATCAGCACAATCTGGCAGAGTATCGGTTGGGGCTCCATCATTTATTTCGCAGCTCTCTCCTCGATCGACCCAACGCTGTATGAAGCCGCGGTAGCCGACGGGGCGGGGCGGTGGAAGCAAATTGCCCATATCACGATTCCATCCCTTATGCCCACGATTATCATCATGTTTCTGCTCTACATCGGGCATTTTCTCACCGTCGGGTTCGATCAGATCTACAACTTGACGACACCGACGAATTCCAGCCGGGCGGACATTCTGGACACGTACGTGCTGCGCCATCTGCTTACTATGGATTATGAGCTTGGGGCGGCGGCCGGAATCTTCTCTTCTTTGGTCGGTTTGGTGCTTGTGGTCGGCTGCAACGGGCTGGTCAAGCTCTATGACAAAGACCAAGGATTATGGTAG